The genomic segment GCGTTCGAGCAGGCGCTCGCGGTTCGTTACCTTCAGTTCCACGTCGACGCCGGGATAGCGCTCGCAGAATCTCCCCAGCGCCCGCGGCGCGAAATACTTGGCCGTCGTCACCACGGCCAGGCGAAGAATGCCGGTCTTCAGACCCTGCAGGTCGGCCATCTCCATTTCCAGGTTGGCGAAGGAATCGAGGATCTGGCGGGTGTGTTCCCGCAGCACCTTGCCGGCATCGGTGAGGTGCACCTGTTTTCCGATCTGCTCGAACAACGGCAAGCCGATTCCGTCCTCAAGCTTCTTGATCTGCATGGACACCGTTGGCTGGGTCAGAAACAGCTCCTCCGCCGCGCGGGTAAAGCTGCCCTGGCGGCTGATGGCATCAAAAATCTGCAATTGCCGCAGGCTCACGTGGCGCAGCAGGTTTTTCGCAACGGGTGCATCCATAGATCAGGCTCTATAGCTTCCATCAAAAAACTCGACTGTTATTTATATCTGGTTCTCTGCAAAGTTGCACGCCGGTTTTCATTGAAAGCAATCCGGATTTTTTGA from the Acidiferrobacteraceae bacterium genome contains:
- a CDS encoding LysR family transcriptional regulator, yielding MDAPVAKNLLRHVSLRQLQIFDAISRQGSFTRAAEELFLTQPTVSMQIKKLEDGIGLPLFEQIGKQVHLTDAGKVLREHTRQILDSFANLEMEMADLQGLKTGILRLAVVTTAKYFAPRALGRFCERYPGVDVELKVTNRERLLER